Part of the Raphanus sativus cultivar WK10039 unplaced genomic scaffold, ASM80110v3 Scaffold3524, whole genome shotgun sequence genome is shown below.
AAAGGGGTCAACTGACCcctataattttagaaaacttgCTTGTATTTTTAcaagaaaaactaataaaatgttGTAAGATTAGCTTATTGACCTCTCTACATTTGCTGAAAATCAgtctaaaccaaaaaaaaaaatcaaatcaatattattttttcactgTCCAATGTCTAAATCTCTTTCGTGGGGATATAGACTAATCTTTCTGTTGTAATCCTTCTTCATCCAATACGCTTCATGGACTTCACCAGTAGAGAACCAATTAAAATCACAACCTCTTATATTCCTGATGATGATTCTTGAACTGGTGATCTCGCAGCGGGAGAAGACAAGTATGTTCCCATGTCCCTAGTAGCTTGACGTATTTACTTATATACATCTACTGTTTCTTCTCAGGAGGTTGAATCAACATTAAAAAAGAATCAATATCCACCACGTGACAGAGGAGACAGAAGTTAATGCTAAGACATGTGTTTAATGAGCCAAATAAATTAGAGAAAATCAGCATTTTCATGTTTTCCTTACAAGATCAAACCTATACTAGTATGTCGGTGTAATGACATTTTCATGCTTTCCTTACAAGATCAAACCTATACTAGCATGTTGTCAATGACAAAGAGATCGACCagcaaaaacacacaaaaataatcCAGTTTCCGGAGTCCATTGCTTGTCATGGCTGTTTCAGCTACGCAGCAGTGGCATCCACACACGATATTGGAACAGAAAATGCGAGCTTTAACTGCACTTTGTTAATCAGCTACTTGACTATCAAGGTGACCAAGTATCCAAAAACTGCAGTGGCAATTCCAAGCACTCCACCCGCAACGACCTGATGACATGACACCAAAAAAGATATGCTTGCCACAACCAGTCTCTTACTTTGTCTAACATGAAAGTCTGTATTGGTCTAATCTCACCTGTGGAGGGGTATGACCGAGAAGTTCACGCAACGGTATGCTTTCAGCGAGGGGATGCTCTGCAGGAAGTTCATACACAATCTGATTGAGAACCTGGAAATGAAACGGAGCCCATAGTCAGTAAAAGGAAACAGAGCTTGTAacaccaaaaagaaaacaatcacATAAAAACCTCAGCTTGGCGCCCAGCATGTAATCTTACACCAGTTGCGTCGTACATCACCTAAGAACCGTAACCATCAAAAATGACAAAGAAGGTGTTATAACGGATGCTAGAAGATAATGTGGAAAACAGAAgaataaacataataatataaagatttAACATGATAAAGAGATATCTTATTAGTGAAAGTAATTTCAGAGTACGGTTAGAACTTAGAagagcacaaaaaaaaatataagagtaTTTCACGCTAATATCATCGTAGACTTGCATGCTTACTAATGCTAATGCAAAAGTGGTTTGAGTGAGCAGAACATACAATGGATGTGAGGATTAAAGCGATAGCGAAATGTGATCCTCCGAAGCCTTCTTGCAAGCCAACAGCCATAGCTAGAGCTGTAAC
Proteins encoded:
- the LOC130506664 gene encoding uncharacterized protein LOC130506664 codes for the protein MIDLKPLLMRSIDHRLMEESADTSSSSSSYYFSIFTNNPLISAVLAFTIAQVIKFFTTWYKEKRWDLKRLVGSGGMPSSHSATVTALAMAVGLQEGFGGSHFAIALILTSIVMYDATGVRLHAGRQAEVLNQIVYELPAEHPLAESIPLRELLGHTPPQVVAGGVLGIATAVFGYLVTLIVK